Proteins from a single region of Segatella copri:
- a CDS encoding Mrp/NBP35 family ATP-binding protein — MTLYPKLIEEALATVIYPGTKKNLIESEMLADTPSINGMKVKVVLLFPRDTDPFLKSTVKAAEAAIHYHISKDVEVEIVTEFKSAPRPEVGKMLPQVKNVIAVSSGKGGVGKSTVSANLAIALAKLGYKVGLLDTDIFGPSMPKMFGVEEERPYSVHKDGRDLIEPVEKYGVKLLSIGFFVSPTTATLWRGGMACSALKQLIADADWGELDYFILDTPPGTSDIHITLLQTLSITGAVIVSTPQQVALADARKGIDMYQNDKVNVPILGLIENMAYFTPAELPENKYYIFGKEGCKNLAKEMNVPLLAQIPIVQSICEGGDDGAPAATKVDSITGQAFLSLAQSVVTVVNRRNAEKAPTKIVSTH, encoded by the coding sequence ATGACATTATATCCAAAATTGATTGAAGAGGCGCTTGCTACGGTGATTTATCCAGGCACCAAGAAGAACCTCATAGAGAGCGAGATGCTGGCAGATACGCCTAGCATCAATGGTATGAAGGTGAAGGTGGTTCTTCTCTTTCCTCGTGATACGGATCCTTTCCTCAAGAGTACGGTGAAGGCGGCTGAGGCTGCCATCCATTATCATATTTCGAAAGATGTAGAGGTGGAAATCGTTACTGAGTTCAAGTCGGCTCCTCGTCCTGAGGTGGGAAAGATGCTGCCACAGGTGAAGAACGTCATCGCTGTAAGCTCTGGTAAGGGGGGAGTAGGCAAGAGCACCGTTTCTGCCAATCTCGCTATTGCCCTGGCTAAGTTGGGCTATAAGGTAGGCTTGCTCGATACGGATATCTTCGGTCCTTCCATGCCTAAGATGTTCGGTGTGGAGGAGGAGCGTCCTTATTCTGTTCACAAGGACGGCAGAGACCTCATCGAACCTGTCGAGAAATATGGCGTGAAGCTCCTGAGTATCGGTTTCTTCGTAAGTCCTACTACTGCTACTCTGTGGCGCGGCGGAATGGCTTGTTCTGCCCTCAAGCAGCTGATTGCTGATGCTGACTGGGGTGAGTTGGATTACTTTATCCTCGATACGCCTCCTGGCACAAGCGATATTCATATTACGCTGCTCCAGACGCTTTCCATTACGGGTGCAGTTATCGTAAGTACGCCTCAGCAGGTGGCGCTTGCCGATGCGAGAAAGGGTATTGACATGTATCAGAATGATAAGGTGAATGTGCCTATCCTCGGACTTATAGAGAACATGGCTTACTTTACGCCTGCCGAGCTGCCTGAGAACAAGTATTATATCTTTGGTAAGGAGGGTTGCAAGAATCTCGCCAAGGAAATGAATGTGCCTCTGCTCGCCCAGATTCCTATCGTTCAGAGCATCTGCGAGGGAGGTGATGATGGTGCGCCTGCTGCTACCAAGGTTGATTCCATTACCGGTCAGGCATTCCTCAGCCTTGCTCAAAGCGTTGTAACGGTGGTGAACCGCAGAAATGCCGAGAAGGCTCCAACCAAGATTGTTAGTACACAC